The nucleotide sequence CTTCATGGAAGTATGAGTTATCTCTTACAAGATAGTAACGGACAGATAAAAATAGCACATTCAATTTCTGCAGGGCTTGATTATCCGGGAGTTGGCCCAGAACACAGCTTTTTGAAAAAAACAGGCAGAGCTGAATATCATTCCATTACAGATAAAGAGGCTCTGGAGGGATTCAAGCTGCTTTGCAGGACAGAGGGAATTATTCCTGCGCTAGAGAGCGCTCATGCAATCGCTTATGCAAAAAAACTTGCGCCTAAACTCAAGAAAAACAAGACAATTATAATCTGTCTTTCCGGCAGAGGAGATAAAGACGCAGACACAGTAGCAAAGGTGCTGGGAGTAAAACTGTGAACAGAATAGAAAAGGTATTTCTTAATCTAACCAAAACAAATACAACAGCCTTCATTCCTTTTATAACTGCAGGTGATCCAACCCTTGCTATAACAAAGAAACTGGTTTTCGCATTTGAGAAAGCCGGAGCTGATATTATTGAACTTGGCGTTCCTTTTTCAGATCCGCTTGCAGATGGTCCTACAATACAACAGGCTTCTGAAAGAGCGCTTAAAAATGGAGTTTCGCTCCAAACTGTGATAACCCTTGTCAGAAACATTAGAAAGAAAAGCAGTATCCCTATTATCTTAATGGGATACTATAACCCCATATTTAAATATGGGGTTAATAATTTTGTAAAAGACTCTATAAAAGCTGGTATTGACGGAGTTATTGTCCCTGATCTTCCCCCAGAAGAAGCTTTTCCAATCTATAATAAAACGAAAAATTCTTCTCTTGCTATAATATTCCTTGCTGCTCCTACAAGCACAGATGATAGAATTAAACTAATTGCTAAAATGACAGAAGGATTTATTTATTATGTGTCCCTTACTGGTGTAACTGGGACTAGAGGTATGTTGTCAAAAACAATTGGGCAGAATGTATTAAGGATTAAGAATCTCACTTCCAAACCAGTTTCTGTTGGTTTTGGTATCTCTACACCGCA is from bacterium and encodes:
- the trpA gene encoding tryptophan synthase subunit alpha, which encodes MNRIEKVFLNLTKTNTTAFIPFITAGDPTLAITKKLVFAFEKAGADIIELGVPFSDPLADGPTIQQASERALKNGVSLQTVITLVRNIRKKSSIPIILMGYYNPIFKYGVNNFVKDSIKAGIDGVIVPDLPPEEAFPIYNKTKNSSLAIIFLAAPTSTDDRIKLIAKMTEGFIYYVSLTGVTGTRGMLSKTIGQNVLRIKNLTSKPVSVGFGISTPQHAKKVASYADGVIIGSAIVKLIEQNLNKPDLLSKVTSYVKQMVAATKGAR